A single region of the Coriobacteriia bacterium genome encodes:
- a CDS encoding ABC transporter permease yields the protein MRTASGTSATSVPPTTPGSSPAGEQTHAKQRTLWGDAFHRLLKNKLAVIALIWILIVVVVACTADLWVPQTLGSPTDLDTSKSASQSLLPPSFEHPFGTDLTGRDVLSRVIYGARISLAVGLLATSISTLLGLIMGALAAYYGGIWDVLIMRLADIFLAFPYILFVISLLAVVGPGFQNVFIAIGILGWPSIARVFRSAILSVKENDYVDAARSMGASDARIIIKHIFPNSVATIVVYATMSIGGAILTESALSFLGMGVQPPTPSWGVMISDGKQFLMNAPWLMFCPGMAILSTVLAFTVLGDGLRDALDVKMKDA from the coding sequence ATGAGGACCGCTTCCGGCACCTCGGCTACGAGCGTTCCGCCCACGACGCCGGGCAGCTCACCGGCTGGCGAGCAGACGCACGCCAAGCAGCGCACGCTGTGGGGCGACGCGTTCCACCGCCTGCTGAAGAACAAGCTCGCCGTTATCGCGCTCATCTGGATTCTCATCGTTGTTGTCGTTGCGTGCACGGCTGACCTCTGGGTGCCCCAGACGCTCGGTTCGCCCACGGATCTCGACACGTCGAAGTCGGCGTCCCAGTCCCTGCTACCCCCGTCGTTCGAGCACCCGTTCGGCACGGACCTCACGGGCCGCGACGTCCTGTCGCGTGTCATCTACGGCGCCCGCATCTCGCTGGCCGTCGGCCTGCTCGCCACGTCCATCTCGACGCTGCTCGGCCTCATCATGGGCGCGCTCGCCGCGTACTACGGCGGCATCTGGGACGTTCTGATCATGCGCCTCGCCGACATCTTCCTGGCGTTCCCGTACATCCTGTTCGTGATCTCGCTGCTTGCGGTTGTCGGGCCAGGCTTCCAAAACGTGTTCATAGCCATCGGCATCTTGGGATGGCCGTCTATCGCCCGTGTGTTCCGCAGCGCCATTCTCTCCGTCAAGGAGAACGACTACGTCGACGCCGCCCGCTCCATGGGCGCCAGCGACGCGCGCATCATCATCAAGCACATCTTCCCGAACTCCGTCGCGACGATCGTCGTGTACGCCACGATGAGCATCGGCGGCGCCATCCTCACGGAGAGCGCGCTGTCGTTCCTCGGCATGGGCGTTCAGCCGCCCACCCCGTCGTGGGGCGTCATGATCTCCGACGGCAAGCAGTTCCTCATGAACGCACCGTGGCTCATGTTCTGCCCGGGCATGGCCATCCTCTCGACCGTGCTGGCGTTTACCGTGCTCGGCGACGGCCTGCGTGACGCCCTCGACGTGAAGATGAAGGATGCGTGA
- a CDS encoding ABC transporter ATP-binding protein, with protein MAANATNPTDLKNQPIPEGHHLLEVNDLKMYFHTRDGVVRAVDGVTYHLDPGETLGVVGESGSGKSVTVMTIMGLIDMPPGKIEGGDVLYRGRSLLTMDEKEKRHVRGNDIAMVFQDPMSSLNPVYKIGRQLGEGLRIHKGLSKKEAWQRAIELLDLVGIPNPEERVKDYPHQFSGGMRQRVMIAMALACEPDILIADEPTTALDVTIQAQIIELMKEMQKKNGNAIIMITHDLGVVADMADKIMVMYAGRPVEFGTADEIFYTPRHPYTWGLHNSIPEQTIDEKKALTPIKGNPPSLVDLPKGCAFSPRCPFAKKICFEEKPPRYTTSTGHYACCHFADDDAFVNANMPETSRTNPDLKRGPATASVASKGGEQ; from the coding sequence ATGGCAGCCAATGCTACGAACCCGACGGATCTGAAGAACCAGCCGATTCCCGAGGGCCACCACCTGCTCGAGGTCAACGACCTCAAGATGTACTTCCATACCCGCGATGGCGTCGTGCGCGCCGTCGACGGCGTGACGTACCACCTCGACCCCGGCGAGACGCTCGGCGTCGTCGGCGAGTCCGGCTCGGGCAAGTCCGTGACGGTCATGACGATCATGGGCCTCATCGACATGCCTCCGGGCAAGATCGAGGGCGGAGACGTCCTGTATCGCGGTCGCTCGCTTCTCACGATGGACGAGAAGGAGAAGCGCCACGTCCGCGGTAACGATATCGCCATGGTGTTCCAGGACCCGATGAGCTCGCTGAACCCCGTCTACAAGATCGGGCGCCAGCTGGGCGAGGGCCTGCGCATCCACAAGGGCCTGTCGAAGAAGGAGGCGTGGCAGCGCGCCATTGAGCTGCTCGACCTCGTTGGCATCCCCAACCCGGAGGAGCGCGTCAAGGACTACCCCCACCAGTTCTCCGGCGGCATGCGCCAGCGCGTCATGATCGCCATGGCACTGGCGTGCGAGCCCGACATTCTCATCGCCGACGAGCCGACGACGGCCCTGGACGTGACGATCCAGGCGCAGATCATCGAGCTCATGAAGGAGATGCAGAAGAAGAACGGCAACGCCATCATCATGATCACCCACGACCTGGGCGTCGTCGCCGACATGGCCGACAAGATCATGGTCATGTACGCTGGCCGTCCCGTCGAGTTCGGCACGGCTGACGAGATCTTCTACACACCTCGCCACCCGTACACGTGGGGCCTGCACAACTCCATCCCGGAGCAGACCATCGACGAGAAGAAGGCTCTGACGCCCATCAAGGGCAATCCGCCGAGCCTCGTTGACCTCCCGAAGGGCTGCGCGTTCTCGCCGCGCTGCCCGTTCGCGAAGAAGATCTGCTTCGAGGAGAAGCCGCCGCGCTATACGACGTCGACGGGGCACTACGCGTGCTGCCACTTCGCCGACGACGACGCGTTCGTGAACGCGAACATGCCCGAGACGTCGCGCACG